The Fibrobacter sp. UWB15 DNA segment CAGCTTTCGCCTTGGGATTCGGTGTGTACTGTAAGGCGGCGAGCAGTTCTTCTTCTTTGACGGCGCCGACTAATTTGTTCACAATCTTGCCGTCGCGGATAAGGAAAAATGTGGGGAATGCCTGGATCGGGAGCGATGCCTTGATTTTTTCGATGCCCGGTTCGTCGATACCGATCGAGGCGATTTTGATGTCGTTGTAATTTTTCGCGATGCCGATGAGGGTTGGAATCATAATCAGGCACGGCGGGCAGCTGGTTGAAGAAATTTCCAGGATGACCGGTTTTTTGGACTGAAGAATCTCTTTCTCGAAATTGCTGTCGTTCACCTTGACGATTTTGATGTCTTCGTTATAGTTTTGGGCACTTGCGTTGGTGAAAAAGCCCGCGGCAAAGCAGATCGCGCAGGCGAGGGCTAAAAATTTATTCGGTTTCATGTTAAACAATATAGGAAAAAACTATTGCAAAAGTTCTTCGGGAACGCATTCGGCCATGGCCTCGTAAGCCTTGGCGCTCGGGTGCAAATGGTCGCCGGAATCGAAACCGCTGCTGAACTGTTTCGGATTGTCGTGACCGCGCACAGCCTTGTCAAAATCGACGCAGCCGTCAAAGTCGGGGGCGGTACGGAGCCATTCGTTGAACGCCATGCGGATAATGTCGCGAT contains these protein-coding regions:
- a CDS encoding co-chaperone YbbN, with amino-acid sequence MKPNKFLALACAICFAAGFFTNASAQNYNEDIKIVKVNDSNFEKEILQSKKPVILEISSTSCPPCLIMIPTLIGIAKNYNDIKIASIGIDEPGIEKIKASLPIQAFPTFFLIRDGKIVNKLVGAVKEEELLAALQYTPNPKAKAAQSAKAKKSKNSPKNLVCKTPGQFNGLKNLVTISFVFGATEIENVDIVTDVFVPPEMSDRREQMIEHVRASGKGEVEPTMTGFRMHIDNNCRFMKAMDMKRTSTYGEMRAGLELQGFSCK